A genomic segment from Rhinatrema bivittatum chromosome 19, aRhiBiv1.1, whole genome shotgun sequence encodes:
- the LOC115080619 gene encoding protein ras-1-like: MIGRSGARFRHHWPAGCVHRGGVCVRVRFGAAAGSGSGDGGDAVRGREGAARNRRRCHQGTRQHHDRVQTGGSGSRWCGEECAHYPAHSEPLRDEYDPTIEDSYRKQVVIDGETCLLDILDTAGQEEYSAMRDQYMRTGEGFLCVFAINNIKSFQDVHHYREQINRVEGFG; this comes from the exons ATGATTGGGCGATCCGGAGCCAGATTCAGGCACCATTGGCCAGCGGGGTGTGTCCATCGGGGAGGGGTCTGTGTACGCGTCCGGTTCGGAGCGGCAGCAGGAAGTGGGAGCGGGGATGGAGGAGACGcagtgagaggaagggagggagcggCCCGGAACCGGAGACG TTGTCACCAGGGCACAAGGCAGCACCATGACCGAGTACAAACTGGTGGTAGTGGGAGCAGGTGGTGTGGGGAAGAGTGCGCTCACTatccagctcattcagaaccaCTTCGTGATGAATATGACCCCACTATAGAG GACTCCTACCGGAAGCAGGTGGTGATAGACGGCGAGACCTGCCTCCTGGACATTCTGGACACGGCTGGTCAAGAGGAGTACAGCGCCATGAGGGATCAGTACATGCGCACCGGGGAGGGCTTCCTCTGTGTCTTTGCCATCAACAATATCAAGTCCTTCCAGGATGTCCACCACTACAG GGAGCAGATCAACAGGGTTGAAGGATTCGGATGA